One window of the Zea mays cultivar B73 chromosome 3, Zm-B73-REFERENCE-NAM-5.0, whole genome shotgun sequence genome contains the following:
- the LOC100381571 gene encoding uncharacterized protein LOC100381571, translating to MAANLPDADAAGFKLFGKVIQPPDAQKRGADEGDDPTPQTALPPPPPPPPPPPPQQAPAAGGPGAEPLPCPRCGSRETKFCYFNNYNVRQPRHLCRACRRYWTAGGALRRVASASPGRRRPRPTARSAPVAAAASSAPAAAEEDSFGGQKDAAGLLCDRERVQFGRQSKRPPLQHARVTEQCRCRSSKKTCFITASNELVRVLANPTGVLNPSAASLLAPRCAALRAGS from the exons ATGGCCGCCAACCTCCCGGACGCCGACGCCGCGGGGTTCAAGCTGTTCGGCAAGGTCATCCAGCCCCCCGACGCGCAAAAACGCGGGGCGGACGAGGGCGACGACCCGACGCCACAGACGgcccttcctcctcctcctccccctcccccgcccccgcccccgcagcAGGCGCCCGCGGCTGGGGGTCCCGGCGCCGAGCCGCTGCCGTGCCCGCGGTGCGGCAGCCGGGAGACCAAGTTCTGCTACTTCAACAACTACAACGTGCGGCAGCCGCGCCACCTCTGCCGCGCCTGCCGCCGCTACTGGACGGCCGGCGGCGCGCTCCGCCGCGTGGCCTCCGCGTCCCCGGGCCGCCGCAGGCCGCGCCCCACCGCCCGATCGGCGCCCGTCGCTGCCGCCGCGTCGTCCGCCCCCGCAGCCGCCGAGGAG GATTCTTTTGGTGGCCAAAAGGATGCTGCCGGCCTGCTCTGCGACCGCGAGAGAGTTCAGTTTGGTAGGCAGTCAAAAA GGCCGCCACTCCAGCACGCCAGGGTGACAGAGCAGTGCAGATGCAGGAGCTCTAAAAAAACATGCTTCATCACCGCTTCCAACGAGCTCGTCAGGGTCCTGGCCAACCCCACAGGCGTCCTCAACCCGTCGGCAGCGTCCCTCCTCGCGCCGCGCTGCGCTGCGCTCCGAGCTGGAAGCTAG